One Clupea harengus chromosome 12, Ch_v2.0.2, whole genome shotgun sequence DNA segment encodes these proteins:
- the grin1a gene encoding glutamate receptor ionotropic, NMDA 1a isoform X2 produces the protein MRLFLLAVFFSCSCVRGGCEPKIVNIGAVLSQKRYEQVFKDAVTQANQVWGRDKFKLTAISVTHKPNAIQMALSVCEDLISSQVYAILVSHPPQSNDHLTPTPVSYTAGFYRIPVVGLTTRMSIYSDKSIHLSFLRTVPPYSHQAHVWFDMMREFHWNHIILIVSDDHEGRAAQKRLETLLEERETKNKKRNYENLDQLSYDNKRGPKAEKVLQFSQETNLTALLLEAKELEARVIILSASEEEAASVYKAARFLNMTGSGYVWLVGEREMSGKALSEAPDGLIGLQLINGKNESAHINDAVAVVAQSIQELFEKENITEPPRGCVGNTNIWKTGPLFKRVLMSSKYPEGLTGRVEFNDDGDRKFAHYSILNYQKSRLIQVGIYNGTQVVLNKQRKIIWPGGQTDTPRGFQMSTRLKIVTIHQEPFVYVKPTSLEGTCDEEYTPNGVLIKKVICTGPNETIPGNITGRPIVPQCCYGFCVDLLIKLAMTMNFTYEVHLVADGKFGTQERVNNSNKKEWNGMMGELLGGLADMIVAPLTINNERAQYIEFSKPFKYQGLTILVKKEIPRSTLDSFMQPFQSTLWLLVGLSVHVVAVMLYLLDRFSPFGRFKVNSEEEEEDALTLSSAMWFSWGVLLNSGIGEGAPRSFSARILGMVWAGFAMIIVASYTANLAAFLVLDRPEERITGINDPRLRNPSDKFIYATVKQSSVDIYFRRQVELSTMYRHMEKHNYESAAEAIQAVRDNKLHAFIWDSAVLEFEASQKCDLVTTGELFFRSGFGIGMRKDSPWKQNVSLAILSSHENGFMEDLDKTWVRYQECDSRSNAPATLTFENMAGVFMLVAGGIAAGIFLIFIEIAYKRHKDARRKQMQLAFTAVNVWRKNLQDKEPSGSQVLGGAATPSLPSSSVETQDDRQSGRAEPEPKEKASFRSISTSLASSIKRRRASKDTYPPTDITGQLNLSDPSVSTVV, from the exons ATGCGTCTGTTTCTGCTAGCCGTTTTCTTCTCGTGCTCCTGTGTGCGGGGCGGCTGCGAACCAAAGATTGTGAACATCGGAGCCGTGCTCAGCCAAAAACGGTATGAGCAGGTGTTCAAGGATGCGGTCACGCAAGCTAACCAGGTCTGGGGCAGGGACAAATTCAAGCTGACTGCAATCTCTGTCACCCACAAACCCAATGCGATTCAAATGGCGCTTTCCGTCTGTGAGGACCTCATATCAAGCCAG GTGTACGCCATCCTGGTGAGTCATCCTCCACAGTCCAATGACCACCTCACCCCGACGCCCGTCTCCTACACGGCCGGCTTCTACCGCATCCCCGTGGTGGGCCTCACCACTCGCATGTCCATCTACTCCGACAAG AGCATCCATCTGTCATTCTTGCGAACTGTACCTCCCTATTCCCATCAAGCTCACGTTTGGTTTGACATGATGCGCGAGTTCCACTGGAATCACATCATCCTGATCGTCAGCGATGACCATGAGGGCCGAGCTGCCCAGAAGAGGCTAGAGACTCTGCTCGAGGAGCGTGAGACCAAG aataaaaaaaggaaCTATGAAAACCTCGACCAACTGTCCTATGACAACAAGCGAGGACCAAAG GCAGAGAAAGTCCTCCAATTCAGCCAGGAGACTAACTTAACTGCTCTGCTGCTGGAGGCCAAAGAACTGGAGGCACGTGTCATCATCCTGTCAGCCAG CGAAGAGGAAGCCGCCTCAGTATACAAAGCTGCTCGCTTTCTGAACATGACGGGCTCTGGCTACGTTTGGTTGgtgggagagcgagagatgtcCGGTAAAGCACTAAGCGAAGCGCCAGACG GTCTCATTGGCCTGCAGCTGATCAACGGGAAGAATGAGTCGGCACACATCAACGATGCAGTTGCTGTGGTAGCACAGTCCATCCAGGAGCTGTTCGAGAAGGAGAACATCACGGAACCCCCGCGGGGATGTGTGGGCAACACCAACATCTGGAAGACAGGGCCACTCTTCAAAAG GGTGCTGATGTCATCAAAATACCCAGAAGGCCTCACAGGACGTGTGGAGTTTAATGATGATGGAGACCGGAAGTTTGCTCACTACAGTATCCTCAACTACCAGAAAAGCAGACTTATTCAAGTTGGCATTTACAATGGAACACAG GTGGTGTTGAACAAGCAGAGGAAGATCATATGGCccggaggacagacagacacacccaggGGTTTTCAAATGTCAACTCGACTAAAG ATAGTTACTATCCACCAGGAGCCTTTTGTGTATGTAAAACCCACCTCTCTGGAGGGAACATGCGACGAAGAGTATACACCTAATGGAGTCTTAATAAAAAAGGTGATCTGCACTGGGCCGAATGAGACCATCCCAGGTAACATAACAG GACGCCCAATTGTACCTCAGTGTTGCTATGGTTTCTGCGTTGACCTTCTGATTAAGCTGGCAATGACCATGAACTTTACCTATGAGGTGCACCTAGTAGCAGATGGTAAATTTGGAACACAGGAGAGG gtcaacaacagcaacaagaaAGAGTGGAATGGAATGATGGGTGAGCTTCTGGGTGGTCTGGCGGACATGATTGTTGCTCCGCTCACAATAAACAATGAACGAGCCCAGTATATAGAGTTCTCCAAGCCATTTAAATACCAGGGCCTCACCATCCTTGTCAAAAAG GAAATCCCTCGAAGTACGCTGGACTCGTTCATGCAGCCCTTTCAGAGCACACTGTGGCTGTTGGTGGGTCTATCGGTGCATGTGGTGGCGGTGATGCTTTACCTACTAGACCGGTTCAG CCCATTCGGAAGGTTTAAAGTAAAtagtgaagaggaagaagaagatgcCCTTACGTTATCATCAGCCATGTGGTTCTCCTGGGGAGTACTACTGAATTCTGGGATTGGAGAAG GTGCTCCCCGCAGCTTCTCCGCGCGAATCCTGGGCATGGTGTGGGCAGGCTTTGCCATGATCATTGTGGCATCGTACACAGCCAACCTGGCTGCCTTCCTAGTGCTGGATCGGCCTGAGGAGCGCATCACCGGCATCAATGACCCAAGG CTGAGGAACCCGTCGGACAAATTCATCTACGCCACAGTGAAACAGAGCTCGGTGGACATCTACTTTCGGCGGCAGGTGGAGCTTAGCACCATGTACCGCCACATGGAGAAGCACAACTATGAGAGCGCCGCCGAAGCCATCCAGGCTGTGCGGGACAA CAAGCTGCATGCTTTCATCTGGGACTCTGCGGTGCTGGAGTTTGAAGCCTCGCAGAAGTGCGACCTGGTGACCACGGGAGAGCTGTTTTTCCGTTCGGGCTTTGGCATAGGCATGCGCAAGGACAGCCCTTGGAAACAGAATGTGTCCCTGGCAATCCTCAG TTCCCATGAAAATGGCTTCATGGAAGACCTAGATAAAACCTGGGTGAGATACCAGGAGTGTGACTCTCGGAGCAATGCACCAGCCACACTCACCTTTGAGAATATGGCAG GCGTATTCATGTTGGTGGCTGGTGGCATTGCGGCGGGgatcttcctcatcttcatAGAGATCGCTTACAAGCGCCACAAAGACGCCCGCAGGAAGCAGATGCAGCTGGCCTTCACGGCCGTCAATGTGTGGAGGAAGAACCTGCAG GACAAGGAACCTTCTGGAAGTCAAGTTTTGGGGGGAGCTGCAACGCCATCTTTA CCCTCTTCCTCTGTAGAGACACAGGAT gatAGACAAAGTGGTAGAGCAGAGCCCGAGCCCAAAGAGAAAGCCTCTTTTAGGTCCATCAGTACGTCCCTGGCTTCCAGCATCAAGAGACGTAGGGCCTCCAAAGATACG
- the grin1a gene encoding glutamate receptor ionotropic, NMDA 1a isoform X5: MRLFLLAVFFSCSCVRGGCEPKIVNIGAVLSQKRYEQVFKDAVTQANQVWGRDKFKLTAISVTHKPNAIQMALSVCEDLISSQVYAILVSHPPQSNDHLTPTPVSYTAGFYRIPVVGLTTRMSIYSDKSIHLSFLRTVPPYSHQAHVWFDMMREFHWNHIILIVSDDHEGRAAQKRLETLLEERETKAEKVLQFSQETNLTALLLEAKELEARVIILSASEEEAASVYKAARFLNMTGSGYVWLVGEREMSGKALSEAPDGLIGLQLINGKNESAHINDAVAVVAQSIQELFEKENITEPPRGCVGNTNIWKTGPLFKRVLMSSKYPEGLTGRVEFNDDGDRKFAHYSILNYQKSRLIQVGIYNGTQVVLNKQRKIIWPGGQTDTPRGFQMSTRLKIVTIHQEPFVYVKPTSLEGTCDEEYTPNGVLIKKVICTGPNETIPGNITGRPIVPQCCYGFCVDLLIKLAMTMNFTYEVHLVADGKFGTQERVNNSNKKEWNGMMGELLGGLADMIVAPLTINNERAQYIEFSKPFKYQGLTILVKKEIPRSTLDSFMQPFQSTLWLLVGLSVHVVAVMLYLLDRFSPFGRFKVNSEEEEEDALTLSSAMWFSWGVLLNSGIGEGAPRSFSARILGMVWAGFAMIIVASYTANLAAFLVLDRPEERITGINDPRLRNPSDKFIYATVKQSSVDIYFRRQVELSTMYRHMEKHNYESAAEAIQAVRDNKLHAFIWDSAVLEFEASQKCDLVTTGELFFRSGFGIGMRKDSPWKQNVSLAILSSHENGFMEDLDKTWVRYQECDSRSNAPATLTFENMAGVFMLVAGGIAAGIFLIFIEIAYKRHKDARRKQMQLAFTAVNVWRKNLQDKEPSGSQVLGGAATPSLPSSSVETQDDRQSGRAEPEPKEKASFRSISTSLASSIKRRRASKDTQYPPTDITGQLNLSDPSVSTVV; encoded by the exons ATGCGTCTGTTTCTGCTAGCCGTTTTCTTCTCGTGCTCCTGTGTGCGGGGCGGCTGCGAACCAAAGATTGTGAACATCGGAGCCGTGCTCAGCCAAAAACGGTATGAGCAGGTGTTCAAGGATGCGGTCACGCAAGCTAACCAGGTCTGGGGCAGGGACAAATTCAAGCTGACTGCAATCTCTGTCACCCACAAACCCAATGCGATTCAAATGGCGCTTTCCGTCTGTGAGGACCTCATATCAAGCCAG GTGTACGCCATCCTGGTGAGTCATCCTCCACAGTCCAATGACCACCTCACCCCGACGCCCGTCTCCTACACGGCCGGCTTCTACCGCATCCCCGTGGTGGGCCTCACCACTCGCATGTCCATCTACTCCGACAAG AGCATCCATCTGTCATTCTTGCGAACTGTACCTCCCTATTCCCATCAAGCTCACGTTTGGTTTGACATGATGCGCGAGTTCCACTGGAATCACATCATCCTGATCGTCAGCGATGACCATGAGGGCCGAGCTGCCCAGAAGAGGCTAGAGACTCTGCTCGAGGAGCGTGAGACCAAG GCAGAGAAAGTCCTCCAATTCAGCCAGGAGACTAACTTAACTGCTCTGCTGCTGGAGGCCAAAGAACTGGAGGCACGTGTCATCATCCTGTCAGCCAG CGAAGAGGAAGCCGCCTCAGTATACAAAGCTGCTCGCTTTCTGAACATGACGGGCTCTGGCTACGTTTGGTTGgtgggagagcgagagatgtcCGGTAAAGCACTAAGCGAAGCGCCAGACG GTCTCATTGGCCTGCAGCTGATCAACGGGAAGAATGAGTCGGCACACATCAACGATGCAGTTGCTGTGGTAGCACAGTCCATCCAGGAGCTGTTCGAGAAGGAGAACATCACGGAACCCCCGCGGGGATGTGTGGGCAACACCAACATCTGGAAGACAGGGCCACTCTTCAAAAG GGTGCTGATGTCATCAAAATACCCAGAAGGCCTCACAGGACGTGTGGAGTTTAATGATGATGGAGACCGGAAGTTTGCTCACTACAGTATCCTCAACTACCAGAAAAGCAGACTTATTCAAGTTGGCATTTACAATGGAACACAG GTGGTGTTGAACAAGCAGAGGAAGATCATATGGCccggaggacagacagacacacccaggGGTTTTCAAATGTCAACTCGACTAAAG ATAGTTACTATCCACCAGGAGCCTTTTGTGTATGTAAAACCCACCTCTCTGGAGGGAACATGCGACGAAGAGTATACACCTAATGGAGTCTTAATAAAAAAGGTGATCTGCACTGGGCCGAATGAGACCATCCCAGGTAACATAACAG GACGCCCAATTGTACCTCAGTGTTGCTATGGTTTCTGCGTTGACCTTCTGATTAAGCTGGCAATGACCATGAACTTTACCTATGAGGTGCACCTAGTAGCAGATGGTAAATTTGGAACACAGGAGAGG gtcaacaacagcaacaagaaAGAGTGGAATGGAATGATGGGTGAGCTTCTGGGTGGTCTGGCGGACATGATTGTTGCTCCGCTCACAATAAACAATGAACGAGCCCAGTATATAGAGTTCTCCAAGCCATTTAAATACCAGGGCCTCACCATCCTTGTCAAAAAG GAAATCCCTCGAAGTACGCTGGACTCGTTCATGCAGCCCTTTCAGAGCACACTGTGGCTGTTGGTGGGTCTATCGGTGCATGTGGTGGCGGTGATGCTTTACCTACTAGACCGGTTCAG CCCATTCGGAAGGTTTAAAGTAAAtagtgaagaggaagaagaagatgcCCTTACGTTATCATCAGCCATGTGGTTCTCCTGGGGAGTACTACTGAATTCTGGGATTGGAGAAG GTGCTCCCCGCAGCTTCTCCGCGCGAATCCTGGGCATGGTGTGGGCAGGCTTTGCCATGATCATTGTGGCATCGTACACAGCCAACCTGGCTGCCTTCCTAGTGCTGGATCGGCCTGAGGAGCGCATCACCGGCATCAATGACCCAAGG CTGAGGAACCCGTCGGACAAATTCATCTACGCCACAGTGAAACAGAGCTCGGTGGACATCTACTTTCGGCGGCAGGTGGAGCTTAGCACCATGTACCGCCACATGGAGAAGCACAACTATGAGAGCGCCGCCGAAGCCATCCAGGCTGTGCGGGACAA CAAGCTGCATGCTTTCATCTGGGACTCTGCGGTGCTGGAGTTTGAAGCCTCGCAGAAGTGCGACCTGGTGACCACGGGAGAGCTGTTTTTCCGTTCGGGCTTTGGCATAGGCATGCGCAAGGACAGCCCTTGGAAACAGAATGTGTCCCTGGCAATCCTCAG TTCCCATGAAAATGGCTTCATGGAAGACCTAGATAAAACCTGGGTGAGATACCAGGAGTGTGACTCTCGGAGCAATGCACCAGCCACACTCACCTTTGAGAATATGGCAG GCGTATTCATGTTGGTGGCTGGTGGCATTGCGGCGGGgatcttcctcatcttcatAGAGATCGCTTACAAGCGCCACAAAGACGCCCGCAGGAAGCAGATGCAGCTGGCCTTCACGGCCGTCAATGTGTGGAGGAAGAACCTGCAG GACAAGGAACCTTCTGGAAGTCAAGTTTTGGGGGGAGCTGCAACGCCATCTTTA CCCTCTTCCTCTGTAGAGACACAGGAT gatAGACAAAGTGGTAGAGCAGAGCCCGAGCCCAAAGAGAAAGCCTCTTTTAGGTCCATCAGTACGTCCCTGGCTTCCAGCATCAAGAGACGTAGGGCCTCCAAAGATACG
- the grin1a gene encoding glutamate receptor ionotropic, NMDA 1a isoform X4, which translates to MRLFLLAVFFSCSCVRGGCEPKIVNIGAVLSQKRYEQVFKDAVTQANQVWGRDKFKLTAISVTHKPNAIQMALSVCEDLISSQVYAILVSHPPQSNDHLTPTPVSYTAGFYRIPVVGLTTRMSIYSDKSIHLSFLRTVPPYSHQAHVWFDMMREFHWNHIILIVSDDHEGRAAQKRLETLLEERETKNKKRNYENLDQLSYDNKRGPKAEKVLQFSQETNLTALLLEAKELEARVIILSASEEEAASVYKAARFLNMTGSGYVWLVGEREMSGKALSEAPDGLIGLQLINGKNESAHINDAVAVVAQSIQELFEKENITEPPRGCVGNTNIWKTGPLFKRVLMSSKYPEGLTGRVEFNDDGDRKFAHYSILNYQKSRLIQVGIYNGTQVVLNKQRKIIWPGGQTDTPRGFQMSTRLKIVTIHQEPFVYVKPTSLEGTCDEEYTPNGVLIKKVICTGPNETIPGNITGRPIVPQCCYGFCVDLLIKLAMTMNFTYEVHLVADGKFGTQERVNNSNKKEWNGMMGELLGGLADMIVAPLTINNERAQYIEFSKPFKYQGLTILVKKEIPRSTLDSFMQPFQSTLWLLVGLSVHVVAVMLYLLDRFSPFGRFKVNSEEEEEDALTLSSAMWFSWGVLLNSGIGEGAPRSFSARILGMVWAGFAMIIVASYTANLAAFLVLDRPEERITGINDPRLRNPSDKFIYATVKQSSVDIYFRRQVELSTMYRHMEKHNYESAAEAIQAVRDNKLHAFIWDSAVLEFEASQKCDLVTTGELFFRSGFGIGMRKDSPWKQNVSLAILSSHENGFMEDLDKTWVRYQECDSRSNAPATLTFENMAGVFMLVAGGIAAGIFLIFIEIAYKRHKDARRKQMQLAFTAVNVWRKNLQPSSSVETQDDRQSGRAEPEPKEKASFRSISTSLASSIKRRRASKDTQYPPTDITGQLNLSDPSVSTVV; encoded by the exons ATGCGTCTGTTTCTGCTAGCCGTTTTCTTCTCGTGCTCCTGTGTGCGGGGCGGCTGCGAACCAAAGATTGTGAACATCGGAGCCGTGCTCAGCCAAAAACGGTATGAGCAGGTGTTCAAGGATGCGGTCACGCAAGCTAACCAGGTCTGGGGCAGGGACAAATTCAAGCTGACTGCAATCTCTGTCACCCACAAACCCAATGCGATTCAAATGGCGCTTTCCGTCTGTGAGGACCTCATATCAAGCCAG GTGTACGCCATCCTGGTGAGTCATCCTCCACAGTCCAATGACCACCTCACCCCGACGCCCGTCTCCTACACGGCCGGCTTCTACCGCATCCCCGTGGTGGGCCTCACCACTCGCATGTCCATCTACTCCGACAAG AGCATCCATCTGTCATTCTTGCGAACTGTACCTCCCTATTCCCATCAAGCTCACGTTTGGTTTGACATGATGCGCGAGTTCCACTGGAATCACATCATCCTGATCGTCAGCGATGACCATGAGGGCCGAGCTGCCCAGAAGAGGCTAGAGACTCTGCTCGAGGAGCGTGAGACCAAG aataaaaaaaggaaCTATGAAAACCTCGACCAACTGTCCTATGACAACAAGCGAGGACCAAAG GCAGAGAAAGTCCTCCAATTCAGCCAGGAGACTAACTTAACTGCTCTGCTGCTGGAGGCCAAAGAACTGGAGGCACGTGTCATCATCCTGTCAGCCAG CGAAGAGGAAGCCGCCTCAGTATACAAAGCTGCTCGCTTTCTGAACATGACGGGCTCTGGCTACGTTTGGTTGgtgggagagcgagagatgtcCGGTAAAGCACTAAGCGAAGCGCCAGACG GTCTCATTGGCCTGCAGCTGATCAACGGGAAGAATGAGTCGGCACACATCAACGATGCAGTTGCTGTGGTAGCACAGTCCATCCAGGAGCTGTTCGAGAAGGAGAACATCACGGAACCCCCGCGGGGATGTGTGGGCAACACCAACATCTGGAAGACAGGGCCACTCTTCAAAAG GGTGCTGATGTCATCAAAATACCCAGAAGGCCTCACAGGACGTGTGGAGTTTAATGATGATGGAGACCGGAAGTTTGCTCACTACAGTATCCTCAACTACCAGAAAAGCAGACTTATTCAAGTTGGCATTTACAATGGAACACAG GTGGTGTTGAACAAGCAGAGGAAGATCATATGGCccggaggacagacagacacacccaggGGTTTTCAAATGTCAACTCGACTAAAG ATAGTTACTATCCACCAGGAGCCTTTTGTGTATGTAAAACCCACCTCTCTGGAGGGAACATGCGACGAAGAGTATACACCTAATGGAGTCTTAATAAAAAAGGTGATCTGCACTGGGCCGAATGAGACCATCCCAGGTAACATAACAG GACGCCCAATTGTACCTCAGTGTTGCTATGGTTTCTGCGTTGACCTTCTGATTAAGCTGGCAATGACCATGAACTTTACCTATGAGGTGCACCTAGTAGCAGATGGTAAATTTGGAACACAGGAGAGG gtcaacaacagcaacaagaaAGAGTGGAATGGAATGATGGGTGAGCTTCTGGGTGGTCTGGCGGACATGATTGTTGCTCCGCTCACAATAAACAATGAACGAGCCCAGTATATAGAGTTCTCCAAGCCATTTAAATACCAGGGCCTCACCATCCTTGTCAAAAAG GAAATCCCTCGAAGTACGCTGGACTCGTTCATGCAGCCCTTTCAGAGCACACTGTGGCTGTTGGTGGGTCTATCGGTGCATGTGGTGGCGGTGATGCTTTACCTACTAGACCGGTTCAG CCCATTCGGAAGGTTTAAAGTAAAtagtgaagaggaagaagaagatgcCCTTACGTTATCATCAGCCATGTGGTTCTCCTGGGGAGTACTACTGAATTCTGGGATTGGAGAAG GTGCTCCCCGCAGCTTCTCCGCGCGAATCCTGGGCATGGTGTGGGCAGGCTTTGCCATGATCATTGTGGCATCGTACACAGCCAACCTGGCTGCCTTCCTAGTGCTGGATCGGCCTGAGGAGCGCATCACCGGCATCAATGACCCAAGG CTGAGGAACCCGTCGGACAAATTCATCTACGCCACAGTGAAACAGAGCTCGGTGGACATCTACTTTCGGCGGCAGGTGGAGCTTAGCACCATGTACCGCCACATGGAGAAGCACAACTATGAGAGCGCCGCCGAAGCCATCCAGGCTGTGCGGGACAA CAAGCTGCATGCTTTCATCTGGGACTCTGCGGTGCTGGAGTTTGAAGCCTCGCAGAAGTGCGACCTGGTGACCACGGGAGAGCTGTTTTTCCGTTCGGGCTTTGGCATAGGCATGCGCAAGGACAGCCCTTGGAAACAGAATGTGTCCCTGGCAATCCTCAG TTCCCATGAAAATGGCTTCATGGAAGACCTAGATAAAACCTGGGTGAGATACCAGGAGTGTGACTCTCGGAGCAATGCACCAGCCACACTCACCTTTGAGAATATGGCAG GCGTATTCATGTTGGTGGCTGGTGGCATTGCGGCGGGgatcttcctcatcttcatAGAGATCGCTTACAAGCGCCACAAAGACGCCCGCAGGAAGCAGATGCAGCTGGCCTTCACGGCCGTCAATGTGTGGAGGAAGAACCTGCAG CCCTCTTCCTCTGTAGAGACACAGGAT gatAGACAAAGTGGTAGAGCAGAGCCCGAGCCCAAAGAGAAAGCCTCTTTTAGGTCCATCAGTACGTCCCTGGCTTCCAGCATCAAGAGACGTAGGGCCTCCAAAGATACG